The following coding sequences are from one Coregonus clupeaformis isolate EN_2021a unplaced genomic scaffold, ASM2061545v1 scaf1372, whole genome shotgun sequence window:
- the LOC121543842 gene encoding neural Wiskott-Aldrich syndrome protein — protein MADSSSSKPFMVTSSINLKVTTPSFYNQPKKFASVNPPRPKSQSDPSPPPGSTPPPGPSPPPSVVSSTRGVGTAVIGRVGVMPPPPPSLCEDFPPPPPPLDDELPAPPPNCATTPPASDAPPPAFPAPPPPAVDDLPLPPAPPEENSLVPAVSPVLGRILSG, from the exons ATGGCTGACTCCAGCAGCAGTAAGCCCTTCATGGTGACTTCCTCCATCAACCTCAAAGTCACCACCCCCTCCTTCTACAACCAGCCAAAGAAGTTTGCCTCGGTCAACCCGCCACGCCCCAAAAGCCAGTCCGACCCGTCGCCTCCTCCAGGCTCAACTCCTCCCCCaggtccctctcctccccccagtgTGGTCTCCTCAACACGCGGTGTCGGCACAGCTGTCATTGGTCGAGTTGGAGTGATGCCTCCACCCCCACCATCGCTCTGCGAAG ACTTCCCGCCCCCTCCTCCTCCGTTGGACGATGAGCTGCCAGCCCCTCCTCCCAATTGTGCAACCACACCCCCAGCGTCTGATGCCCCTCCCCCTGCCTTCCCTGCCCCTCCCCCCCCCGCTGTGGATGACCTGCCCCTCCCCCCCGCCCCGCCTGAGGAGAAT tctctggtCCCAGCAGTGTCCCCAGTGCTGGGGAGAATTCTCAG